The genomic DNA CGCCCCCGCTTCGCCGCCCAAACCGGCCCCGCCCGTCCCCGCCCGCGCCGCCGCCTCCTCCAGCCGCGTCCGCGCCCGCCTCGCCCGCCTCGGCGTACAGCGCTCCTCCCCGTACAACCCGGTCCTGGAACCGCTGCTGCGCATAGTGCGCGGCAACGACCCGAAGATCGACACGGCCACCCTCCGCCAGATCGAGTACGCCTACCAGGTCGCCGAGCGCTGGCACCGAGGCCAGAAACGCAAGAGCGGCGACCCGTACATCACGCACCCCCTCGCCGTCACCACCATCCTCGCCGAGCTGGGCATGGACCCGGCGACGCTGATGGCGGGCCTCCTCCACGACACCGTCGAGGACACCGAGTACGGCCTGGAGGACCTCCGCCGCGACTTCGGCGACCAGGTCGCCCTCCTCGTCGACGGGGTCACCAAGCTCGACAAGGTCAAGTTCGGCGAGGCCGCCCAGGCCGAGACCGTCCGCAAGATGGTCGTCGCCATGGCGAAGGACCCCCGCGTCCTGGTCATCAAGCTCGCGGACCGCCTCCACAACATGCGCACCATGCGCTACCTCAAGCGGGAGAAGCAGGAGAAGAAGGCCCGCGAGACCCTGGAGATCTACGCCCCGCTCGCCCACCGCCTGGGCATGAACACCATCAAGTGGGAGCTGGAGGACCTCGCCTTCGCGATCCTCTACCCCAAGATGTACGACGAGATCGTCCGCCTCGTGGCCGAACGCGCCCCCAAGCGGGACGAGTACCTCGCCCTGGTGACCGACGAGGTCCAGGCCGACCTGCGCGCCGCCCGCATCAAGGCGACCGTCACCGGCCGCCCCAAGCACTACTACAGCGTCTACCAGAAGATGATCGTCCGCGGACGCGACTTCGCGGAGATCTACGACCTGGTGGGCATCCGCGTCCTCGTCGACACGGTCCGCGACTGCTACGCCGCCCTCGGCACCGTCCACGCGCGGTGGAACCCGGTCCCCGGCCGGTTCAAGGACTACATCGCGATGCCGAAGTTCAACATGTACCAGTCGCTCCACACGACGGTCATCGGTCCCAACGGCAAGCCCGTCGAACTGCAGATCCGCACGTTCGACATGCACCGCCGCGCCGAGTACGGCATCGCCGCGCACTGGAAGTACAAGCAGGACGCCGTCGCCGGCGCCTCCAAGGTCCGCACCGACGTGCCGAAGAGGGCCGGCAAGGACGACCACGTCAACGACATGGCGTGGCTGCGCCAGCTCCTGGACTGGCAGAGGGAGACCGAGGACCCCGGCGAGTTCCTGGAGTCCCTGCGCTTCGACCTGTCGCGCAACGAGGTCTTCGTCTTCACCCCCAAGGGCGACGTCATAGCGCTGCCCGCCGGCGCCACCCCCGTCGACTTCGCGTACGCCGTCCACACCGAGGTCGGCCACCGCACCATAGGGGCCCGGGTCAACGGACGGCTCGTCCCGCTCGAGTCGACCCTCGACAACGGCGACCTGGTCGAGGTCTTCACCTCCAAGGCCGTGGGCGCCGGCCCCTCCCGCGACTGGCTCGGCTTCGTCAAGTCGCCCCGGGCCCGCAACAAGATCCGGCAGTGGTTCTCCAAGGAGCGCCGCGACGAGGCGATCGAGCAGGGCAAGGACGCCATCGCCCGCGCGATGCGCAAGCAGAACCTGCCGATCCAGCGCATCCTCACCGGCGACTCCCTGGTCACCCTCGCCCACGAGATGCGCTACAGCGACATCTCCTCGCTGTACGCGGCGATCGGCGAGGGCCACGTCACCGCCCGGTCGATCGTGCAGAAGCTGGTGCAGGCCCTCGGCGGGGAGGAGGCGGCGACCGAGGACATCGCCGAGACCGCGCCGCCCGCCCGCGGCCGCGCCAAGCGCCGCGCCAAGGCCGACCCCGGCGTCGTCGTCAAGGGCGTCGAGGACGTGTGGGTCAAACTGGCCCGCTGCTGCACCCCGGTGCCCGGCGACCCGATCATCGGCTTCGTCACGCGCGGCAGCGGTGTGTCGGTGCACCGCGCCGACTGCGTCAACGTCGACTCGCTGTCGCAGCAGCCCGAGCGGATCCTCGACGTCGAGTGGGCGCCCACCCAGTCGTCGGTGTTCCTCGTCGCCATCCAGGTCGAGGCGCTGGACCGCTCCCGGCTCCTGTCGGACGTCACCCGCGTCCTGTCCGACCAGCACGTCAACATCCTGTCGGCGGCCGTCCAGACCTCCCGCGACCGGGTCGCCACGTCCCGCTTCACCTTCGAGATGGGTGACCCCAAGCACCTCGGGCACGTCCTGAAGGCCGTCCGCGGGGTGGAGGGCGTGTACGACGTGTACCGCGTGACCTCGGCCCGCCGCCCCTGAGGGGAGCGGCGGCCACCGGGAGAACGCGGAGAGGGCCGGCACGGGGCACCCGTGCCGGCCCTCCCGCCTGCGGGGCGGCCCTCTCAGCCGCCGAACTCCTGCAGGCCCTTCAGCGCCTGGTCCAGCAGCGCCTGCCGGCCCTCCAGCTCACGCGCGAGCTTCTCGGCCTTCGCGTCGTTGCCCGCCGCGCGCGCCGCGTCGATCTGCGCGCGCAGCTTGTCCACGGCCTCCCGCAGCTGACCCGTCAGACCCTCCGCACGGGCGCGCGCCTCCGGGTTGGTGCGGCGCCACTCGGCCTCCTCGGCCTCCTGGATGGCCCGCTCCACCGCGTGCATCCGGCCCTCGACCCTGGGCCGGGCGTCCCGCGGTACGTGGCCGACGGCCTCCCAGCGCTCGTTGAGGGCCCGGAACGCGGCGCGCGCCGCCTTCAGGTCCGTCACCGGCACCAGCTTCTCGGCCTCGGCGGCGA from Streptomyces sp. MRC013 includes the following:
- a CDS encoding bifunctional (p)ppGpp synthetase/guanosine-3',5'-bis(diphosphate) 3'-pyrophosphohydrolase, giving the protein MPDEVQPLSAATPDQRADQAAAPSATPPAGQDAPSRAPDVGPAPASPPKPAPPVPARAAASSSRVRARLARLGVQRSSPYNPVLEPLLRIVRGNDPKIDTATLRQIEYAYQVAERWHRGQKRKSGDPYITHPLAVTTILAELGMDPATLMAGLLHDTVEDTEYGLEDLRRDFGDQVALLVDGVTKLDKVKFGEAAQAETVRKMVVAMAKDPRVLVIKLADRLHNMRTMRYLKREKQEKKARETLEIYAPLAHRLGMNTIKWELEDLAFAILYPKMYDEIVRLVAERAPKRDEYLALVTDEVQADLRAARIKATVTGRPKHYYSVYQKMIVRGRDFAEIYDLVGIRVLVDTVRDCYAALGTVHARWNPVPGRFKDYIAMPKFNMYQSLHTTVIGPNGKPVELQIRTFDMHRRAEYGIAAHWKYKQDAVAGASKVRTDVPKRAGKDDHVNDMAWLRQLLDWQRETEDPGEFLESLRFDLSRNEVFVFTPKGDVIALPAGATPVDFAYAVHTEVGHRTIGARVNGRLVPLESTLDNGDLVEVFTSKAVGAGPSRDWLGFVKSPRARNKIRQWFSKERRDEAIEQGKDAIARAMRKQNLPIQRILTGDSLVTLAHEMRYSDISSLYAAIGEGHVTARSIVQKLVQALGGEEAATEDIAETAPPARGRAKRRAKADPGVVVKGVEDVWVKLARCCTPVPGDPIIGFVTRGSGVSVHRADCVNVDSLSQQPERILDVEWAPTQSSVFLVAIQVEALDRSRLLSDVTRVLSDQHVNILSAAVQTSRDRVATSRFTFEMGDPKHLGHVLKAVRGVEGVYDVYRVTSARRP